A window of Leeia aquatica genomic DNA:
ACTTTTACGCCGACCATGCGCCTGCCATGCTGGCGGACCAGCCGGTCGCCCTGCCCAGTGGCCGCGGCTATGTCAGCCACCAGCCGCTGGGCACCGTGCTCGGGGTCATGCCGTGGAATTATCCCTTCTGGCAGGTTTTTCGCTTTGCCATTCCTGCGCTACTGGCGGGCAATGCCTGCTTGCTCAAACACGCCGCCAATGTGCCACAGTGCGCGATGGCGATTCAACAGCTGTTTGACGATGCGAGTCTGCCCGCGCAGACCTTCCAGACCCTGCTGCTGGAAAATGACGATGTCGACCGGGCGATTGCCCAGCCCACCGTGCGCGCCATTTCCTTTACCGGCTCGGAGACCATAGGCCGGCTGGTCGCGGCAACCGCCGGGCGCTATCTGAAGAAGTGCGTGCTGGAGCTGGGCGGTTCCGACCCCTGGGTGGTGCTGCATGATGCCGATCTGGAAGCCTCGGCCGATCAAGCCGTGGCAGCTCGCTTCATCAACGCCGGGCAAGCCTGTACCGCTGCCAAGCGCATCATTGTGGTACCCGAGGTTGCCGACCGCTTTGTCGCCCTGCTGGCCGAGCGCATTGCGCGGCTAACCCCGGGTGACCCGCTGGACCCGGCCACCCGCCTGGCACCGCTGGCCCGCAAGGACCTGCTCGACAAGCTGCAGCGGCAGGTGGATGCCAGCGTGGCGACCGGCGCGGAGGTGATTCTGGGCGGGAAACGCCAACCGGGTACCGGCTACTATTTCCAGGCCACCTTGCTGGATCAGGTGCCCGACAATGCCCCCGCCTATTTTGAGGAGCTGTTTGGTCCGGTGGCGGCGGTGATTCGCGCACAGGATGAAGCGGACGCACTACGGCTGGCCAACGACACCCGCTATGGTCTGGGGGGTGTGGTGTGGAGCCGTGATCTGGAACGCGCCGAAGCCTTTGCCCGCCGCATCGAATCCGGCATGGCCTACGTCAACAGCCAGCTACGTTCCAATAACCTGCTGCCCTTCGGTGGTATCAAAGCCTCGGGCTATGGTCGTGAGCTGTCCGAGCTGGGCATCCGCGAGTTCACCAACGCCAAGTCCATCTGGATCCGGGACTAGGCTTGCAATGACGGCAGCCATAGCGATAGCCCACCCCTATTAAATAGATAATAACAATCAATTTAACAGAACCAATAGCGCAAATCATAATGAGGCATCTTCACTCAACGCAGGAGCCTCAGCATGAAAACCGTCGGACAATCCCTCGAAGCCTTCCACATCACCGGCGTCAAGCCCGGTTTCAACCACCACGAAGAAAATGGCGTTTCCGCCTTTGAAAGCCTGACCGAGCAGTCCTTCAGCGGCAAGTGGAAGATCATCTACTTCTATCCCAAGGATTTCACCTTTGTCTGCCCGACCGAAATCGCCGAGTTCAACAAGCTGGTTAACGACTTTGCCGACCGCGACGCGGTGCTGCTGGGTGGCTCGACCGACAATGAGTTTGTCAAGCTGGCCTGGCGTCGTGAGCACAAGGACCTGGACCGCCTGAACCACTGGCAGTTTGCCGATGTCACCGGTTCGCTGGTGGACATGCTGGGCGTGCGTGATGCCCAGGCTGGCGTCGCCCTACGCGCCACCTTCATTGTCGACCCGGACAATGTGATCCAGCACGTCTCGGTGAACAACCTGAATGTGGGCCGCAACCCGCAAGAAATCCTGCGCCTGCTGGACGGCCTGCAGACCGACGAGCTGTGCCCGTGCAACCGCGCGGTAGGCGGCCAGACCCTGTAATTCACCTTACCAAACACCGGGGGCGCTGCCGCCCCCGGCTGGAGACTGCATCATGGAATTCCTGAACGACATCAAAGCGCTGATTCCGGACTATGCCAAGGATGTTCGCCTGAACCTGGACGGCGTCCTGGCCCGCTCCAGCCTGAGCCCGGCAGACGCCGTAGGGGCAGCCCTGGCAGCCGCCTTCGCCAGCAAGTCCGCCCCGCTGATTGCGGCCTTCCGCGACAGCGACATCCTGAGCGCCGAGGAAACCGAAGCCGCCCACACCGCGGCCGCCCTGATGGGCATGACCAATGTCTGGTACAGCTATCTGGACATGGCGGATAACGACGAGCTGAAAACCCTGCCCGCCCAGTTGCGCATGAACGCCTACCAAAACCATGGTGGTGTCGACAAGCGACGTTTCGAACTGTACGCGCTGGCTAGCAGCATCGTCGGCAAATGCCGTTTCTGCATCTCTGCCCACTACGCGGTGCTGCAGCAAGAGGGCATGAACAGTACAGAGCTGCGCGATGTCGGCCGCATTGCTGCTGTCATCAACGCGACGGCACAAGTGCTGGCAGCTAAAGCGTGACTAAAGTTTCACGCCAGCCGCTGGCATCCTCATGGCATATCCCCTACACTCGCCGCTGATCGTCAGTACGATCCACGGCAGTGCAGGGGAACCCCGCTGTACTACCGGTATCCATTGTTGCTCACAGGAATACCATGCACTGGGTCCAAGCCTTGATCGCGCCTCGCGCTGTCCTTATCGAAGCCAGCCTCACCCTGCCATCCGCTGTCATCTGCCCGCTGCAACATGGTCTGAGCTTGCTCCCCGTCACTCACGCGGTTGAGCATGAATTGCAAACCAGTGCCTGGGCCCAACAGGAGCCCCATCCTCCACTGGTCGAAGACATTGCAGCCGGCCTGGCCCCTTTGGCGGCACAGCTGTCTCATCGCGGGCCTGTTTTATATGCCGCCACCTTTTTCCATGGCGGCATGGGCTACCAAGACGCTTTAGTCTGGGAAGAGGGTCAGTTGACGCTGAAGCTGTCCGATACCCCCCATGACATGTCCAATTGGCCTGATACCCCGATCAGTCTGGCGCTGCGTCATCTTGGTATTGTCGCCAAACCCGGGCTGGACGAGTTTGACAGCGTCGGACTGGGGCTGCACCGTAGCAACGAAGCATGGGCCGATGAATACTCAAAGCACTGAGCAAATTCACCTTCCAAAGGCACGACTGATGATCAAGCCGCTTGCAATTACCGTAGCACTGCTCGCCTTGCAACCGAGCTGGATCATGGCAGCCACACCTTTGGCTACCCGGATTGAACTCGCACTACGTTGCAAGGCGGATCCTCTGGACGCTCAAGATCCTGCAACCCGGAAATGGTTACGACAGCAGGGCGTGCAATTCATCAATCATGACCCTGAAGGCCCACCAGATCAGGTCTTTCGCTTCAAGTCACCGATCACTATCGCTGGGGTTCGCATCAAGACCTTGTACTATCAGGCTGATAGCGGCGGGATCTTTATGGCTGAGTTCGACGGCGACGCGACGCAGTTGGCACAGTCATTGCGTCTGAAACCCCATACCGGCAGTAACCAGCAACGCCGGGAAGATGGCTATGGCTTACTGGATGCCCGCTTTATCGATCACACGGCAGGGCCGGGAGTCATGCAGCAGGTGGTCGGACCACTTACAGCCAACCCTAAACGCTACGGTTGGGCTTGCCACTTTCACGATGGCTGAGTGCTGTCTCCTCGCACCCACAGCTTGCTGAAATCCACCCAGCCATTGTTACCGGGCTTGGCTCCGGCCAGCCATGGCGCCGGGTGAAGGCAATTGGCTTCATGCGATAACGGTAGCAACCAGCCCTCCTGGATCAGATGGCTGGCTTCCTGTTGAAAACCCGCCAGTTGCTCGGCCTGCCCCGGCATTGCCTGGATCCTGGCCAAAGCCCGCCACAGTGCTTGCTGCCGCAGTGGTGGTAAATGCTCAATGATATTACCGCCCAGCCATTCATACAGGCTGAATATGGTATCTTCGGACAAGATCTCCCCTTGCAAGGTCAGGTCTGCCCGTGGAAAGCCAGTACCTTCCTGTAGTAATGCGGCATTGCGCTGCAGAACTGTCAGTGTGATGCCCGCCATGCTCAGCCGCTGACGAATGCGCGGCAATAACACACTGGCCTGCGGCACCCCGAAATGCTGCAGGGTCAAAACCTGTGCGGGGGGGCGGCTTATCCGCCCGGCTGGCGTGCCCTCCATAGGTGGCCAACTCGCTAGCAAATGGTGGGCCGGGCGCCGCCAGACCTCGTCGTCCGCCACCAGCGGGGGATGCGACAGCAACGCTGCCAGCTGTTGTCTCTGATTGTCGTCCGGTTCGCCCAAAATCAGGTAATGACAGCCCTCCGGCCAATGCAGTCCCTCACTGTGGACCGGCTGACCCTCTTCCTGCTGCCAGACAAGATCATAGGGCGCCGGGTAATCCGGCAGGTCCAGAATCCACAGCTCGATCTGCTCCAGCAGCGGTGCACCACGATGGTGATAGGGCATGGCCTGCAACAGCAAGCGCCCCGGATGCCGCTGCAGCAAGCGCCACGGTCCACTGCCAACCGGCAGCTCTCCAAAATGACGTCGGCGGCGACGCGGCACGATGGACGCCGGGCCATTGGCCAGGCAGTGCGGCCATAGCCAGTCTGGCCGCTCCAGCTCGCAACTGAAGCCAAGCGCATCGTGGCAGACCACCCGCCGCAGATGCCTGTATTGCCACTGCGCCGGGCCCGGCTCATCCCGCAAGCGCAGCAGGGTTTCCATCACGGCTGTACTATCCAGCACGCTGCCATCATGAAATTGCAGGCGGGGGCGTAACCAGAAACGCCAGCACTGCCCCTGCTGCTGTGCCTCCCAGTGGTGTGCCAGTGAACCAACCAGCCCGCGTTGTGGGTCCACCTCCAGCAAACGGTCAAACAGCTGCCGCACCAGATTGGCTTCCAGCCAGAACGCCACCGTCAGCGGGTCCAGCGATTTGAGCGCGCGAGGCAAGGGAATACGCAGCCGGGAACCGGCATCGTGCTGCGCCAGCAAGCGCGGCAGGCTATCCAGCCATTGCTGCCGCTCTGCAGCAGGCAGGCGCTGCAATACCTGCGACAGTGCGCCTTGCTGCAGCAACTGTTGCAGCTCCTGCTCCAGTTGCTGCAGCGCCTTGCCATGCAGCTGCAAGGTAGAGCGCACCCCGCGTCCACGGCCCGCTTGCCAGGTCAACCAGCCCTCGCCCTGCATGCGCCCCAGCAGTTGCCGGGCGTGCCGCTCGCTGACACACAGTTGCGCAGCCAGCTCCGGCAAGCCGGGCTGAACCGGTTGCTCACCGTAGGTCTGATACAGTTTCTGGAAGTAGCGTGCCAGCGACATGAGGTAAAAAGCAGAACAGAACCCTTGCTTTAGCCCTTATTTTCATTCCGCTTATTGTTGCACACTTGCCCGGTCATTACACACCTCAAAAGTCCACTATGACCGCCATCCGTCTGCTTCTGCTATGCCAAGCCTTGTTGGTGCTCAGCCGCGCGCTAACCCAGCCGCTGTTTGTCCTGTTGCTGCACCGCCAGCACCTCTCCACCGAATGGATCGGCCTAATTCTTTCCCTGTGCGGGGTCAGCGCCACCTTGATTGGCTTGTATGGGGGGCATCTGGCAGACCGCATGGGGCCGGCCCGGCTGCTGCGCAGCATGGTACTGCTGATTGCGCTGACCTTGCCGGCCCTGACACTCTCACCGCATCCCGCCATGTCCGCCCTCCTCATCTTGAGCGTGGACAGTGCCATGAGTGTCATCCTGGTGTCGTTCAAGGCCATGCTGGCACGCTGGATTACAACCGAGGAGCGGCCCAAGGTCTACGCCACCGGCTACCTGCTCTCCAACATCATGTTCTCGCTTGGACCGCTTTTGGGACTGCAGCTGGCCGGCCTGCAGTTTGCCATTCCCTTCTGGCTGGGAGGCATCAGTGTGGGTCTGACCTTGCCTGTGCTGCGACAGCTCCGCAGGTTTCCTGTCCAGCACGATGCCGATGTCCGCAGTACGGCCCGTTTCGTTGACACTCTCAGCCGCTTGCGCCAGGACCACGTGCTGGTGTGCTACACCTTGGTCAGTTTCTGCCACTCGATGATCTATGGCCGGTTCAGCGCCTGGCTGATGCTGTGGCTGCTGGACCATTGCAGCCCCATGCTCAGCCAGCGCTACCTCACCAGCATGATCCTGACCAATACGCTCGGCGTCGTCTTGCTGCAGTACCCGGTCAGCCGCTGGCTGTTGCGGGGTCATCTGGCACGATGGTTACTGTGGGCCAGCCTGTGCCTGCTGCCCGCTTTGTGGATATTGCAGGTCTCCACCAGCCTGCCGATGATGTGCGCGGCCATCCTGCTGTTCACCTTGGCTGAGCTGGTACTGGTACCCGCAGAATACCAGCTGATCGACCAGATTGCCCCGGCTGATGCGCGTGGGGCCTACTATGGTGCCAGCCAGCTGTCGATGCTGGGTGCGGCGCTCAGCCCGGTACTGTGTGGCGCCTTGCTGAAGTGGGGCGGGAACACGGCCCTGTTTCTATCACTGCAAGGCATCGCCATCGCGGGTGTCATGCTGCTGTTACTGGGCTTGCGCCTGCAACAGCAACGTACGCAACCGGTCCCGGTGACGGCTGCTCCGGGCTGACATGACGAGCGGTGCTTGCCCAAACCAGGCGTGCCGCATACCATGCCCACTGCCCCCCGGCTAAGTCAAACTGGTATTGGAGTATGGTATGCACGGCTTGCTGCGGGCACCCGCGCTGGCGTCGCTTGCCCTCATGGCAAGCACCGTCGCCCACGCGCTCACCCCCGCCATCATTTACGATCAGGGCGGTAAATTCGACAAAGGTTTTAACGAATCGGCTTTTGTAGGTGCGGAGAAATTCCGCGCCGAGAGCAAAATCAGTTTTCTGGAAGCCATGGCCACCCATGAAAACAACGCGGAAAACCAGATTCGCAACATGATCCAGAAGGGCGCAGACCACATCATCCTGATTGGTTTCACCTTCTCGGATGCCGTGGCCAAAACCAGCAAGGAATTCCCCAAGGTTCGCTTCACGCTGGTAGACAGCGTGGTGGAAGGCCCCAATGTGCAGTCGATTGTGTTCAAGGAGCATGAGGGGTCTTATCTGGTCGGCATGGCAGCGGCCTATGGCAGCAAAACCAGCAAGCTGGGCTTCATCACCGCCATGGACATTCCGATGCTGCAGGCGTTTGGCTGCGGTTATGCCCAAGGGGCCAAACAGGTGCGCGGCAATATTGAAGTGTTCACCAGCACCATCGGCACCACCGGCGAGGCATTCAGCAATCCACCCAAAGCAGCGCTGCTGGCCAAGAAGCAGATCGAGAAAGGCGCCGATGTGGTGTATGCCGCAGCAGGGGCTAGCGGCTTGGGCACGCTGCGGGTGGCCCGCGACACCAATACCTTTGCCATTGGCGTGGACAGTAACCAGAACTGGATGCTACCAGGCCGCGTGCTGACCTCCATGGTCAAGCGCATCGACACCGCGGTCTATCAGGCCTTGACCAGCTCCAGCAAAGGCAGCTGGAAGCCGGGCATTCTGAAACTGGGCCTGAAGGAAGGAGGGGTGGACTGGTCGCTGGACACGTACAACGCCAGCCTGATCAGCCCCGCCACCAAGGCGGCCGTGGAACAGGCCAGGAAGAACATCATCGAGGGCAAAACCCGGGTGGTGGATTTCCGTGAGGGCA
This region includes:
- a CDS encoding NAD-dependent succinate-semialdehyde dehydrogenase, whose product is MPYYSLNPATEALQAEFASLPSADLHDAIAATTQAQKRWADWPLPARCEALRQVARLLRSREHALACLISQEMGKLNREAVAELGKCADLADFYADHAPAMLADQPVALPSGRGYVSHQPLGTVLGVMPWNYPFWQVFRFAIPALLAGNACLLKHAANVPQCAMAIQQLFDDASLPAQTFQTLLLENDDVDRAIAQPTVRAISFTGSETIGRLVAATAGRYLKKCVLELGGSDPWVVLHDADLEASADQAVAARFINAGQACTAAKRIIVVPEVADRFVALLAERIARLTPGDPLDPATRLAPLARKDLLDKLQRQVDASVATGAEVILGGKRQPGTGYYFQATLLDQVPDNAPAYFEELFGPVAAVIRAQDEADALRLANDTRYGLGGVVWSRDLERAEAFARRIESGMAYVNSQLRSNNLLPFGGIKASGYGRELSELGIREFTNAKSIWIRD
- a CDS encoding peroxiredoxin codes for the protein MKTVGQSLEAFHITGVKPGFNHHEENGVSAFESLTEQSFSGKWKIIYFYPKDFTFVCPTEIAEFNKLVNDFADRDAVLLGGSTDNEFVKLAWRREHKDLDRLNHWQFADVTGSLVDMLGVRDAQAGVALRATFIVDPDNVIQHVSVNNLNVGRNPQEILRLLDGLQTDELCPCNRAVGGQTL
- a CDS encoding carboxymuconolactone decarboxylase family protein, whose product is MEFLNDIKALIPDYAKDVRLNLDGVLARSSLSPADAVGAALAAAFASKSAPLIAAFRDSDILSAEETEAAHTAAALMGMTNVWYSYLDMADNDELKTLPAQLRMNAYQNHGGVDKRRFELYALASSIVGKCRFCISAHYAVLQQEGMNSTELRDVGRIAAVINATAQVLAAKA
- a CDS encoding SgrR family transcriptional regulator — encoded protein: MSLARYFQKLYQTYGEQPVQPGLPELAAQLCVSERHARQLLGRMQGEGWLTWQAGRGRGVRSTLQLHGKALQQLEQELQQLLQQGALSQVLQRLPAAERQQWLDSLPRLLAQHDAGSRLRIPLPRALKSLDPLTVAFWLEANLVRQLFDRLLEVDPQRGLVGSLAHHWEAQQQGQCWRFWLRPRLQFHDGSVLDSTAVMETLLRLRDEPGPAQWQYRHLRRVVCHDALGFSCELERPDWLWPHCLANGPASIVPRRRRRHFGELPVGSGPWRLLQRHPGRLLLQAMPYHHRGAPLLEQIELWILDLPDYPAPYDLVWQQEEGQPVHSEGLHWPEGCHYLILGEPDDNQRQQLAALLSHPPLVADDEVWRRPAHHLLASWPPMEGTPAGRISRPPAQVLTLQHFGVPQASVLLPRIRQRLSMAGITLTVLQRNAALLQEGTGFPRADLTLQGEILSEDTIFSLYEWLGGNIIEHLPPLRQQALWRALARIQAMPGQAEQLAGFQQEASHLIQEGWLLPLSHEANCLHPAPWLAGAKPGNNGWVDFSKLWVRGDSTQPS
- a CDS encoding MFS transporter; translation: MTAIRLLLLCQALLVLSRALTQPLFVLLLHRQHLSTEWIGLILSLCGVSATLIGLYGGHLADRMGPARLLRSMVLLIALTLPALTLSPHPAMSALLILSVDSAMSVILVSFKAMLARWITTEERPKVYATGYLLSNIMFSLGPLLGLQLAGLQFAIPFWLGGISVGLTLPVLRQLRRFPVQHDADVRSTARFVDTLSRLRQDHVLVCYTLVSFCHSMIYGRFSAWLMLWLLDHCSPMLSQRYLTSMILTNTLGVVLLQYPVSRWLLRGHLARWLLWASLCLLPALWILQVSTSLPMMCAAILLFTLAELVLVPAEYQLIDQIAPADARGAYYGASQLSMLGAALSPVLCGALLKWGGNTALFLSLQGIAIAGVMLLLLGLRLQQQRTQPVPVTAAPG
- a CDS encoding BMP family lipoprotein; translation: MHGLLRAPALASLALMASTVAHALTPAIIYDQGGKFDKGFNESAFVGAEKFRAESKISFLEAMATHENNAENQIRNMIQKGADHIILIGFTFSDAVAKTSKEFPKVRFTLVDSVVEGPNVQSIVFKEHEGSYLVGMAAAYGSKTSKLGFITAMDIPMLQAFGCGYAQGAKQVRGNIEVFTSTIGTTGEAFSNPPKAALLAKKQIEKGADVVYAAAGASGLGTLRVARDTNTFAIGVDSNQNWMLPGRVLTSMVKRIDTAVYQALTSSSKGSWKPGILKLGLKEGGVDWSLDTYNASLISPATKAAVEQARKNIIEGKTRVVDFREGNSCPVALTPM